The following proteins are co-located in the Doryrhamphus excisus isolate RoL2022-K1 chromosome 3, RoL_Dexc_1.0, whole genome shotgun sequence genome:
- the LOC131124972 gene encoding guanine nucleotide-binding protein G(I)/G(S)/G(O) subunit gamma-12-like, whose amino-acid sequence MSSKAPSSNNIAHARRTVQQLRIEASIERIKVSKASVDLMNYCSEQARNDPLLMGIPASDNPFKDKKPCAIL is encoded by the exons ATGTCTTCGAAGGCTCCCAGCTCCAATAACATCGCCCATGCCAGGCGGACGGTGCAGCAGCTGAGAATAGAGGCGAGCATTGAGAGGATAAAG GTATCCAAGGCATCTGTGGACCTTATGAATTACTGCAGCGAGCAGGCCAGAAACGATCCTCTCCTTATGGGCATCCCTGCTTCAGACAATCCCTTTAAGGACAAAAAACCCTGCGCTATATTGTAG
- the gadd45aa gene encoding growth arrest and DNA-damage-inducible, alpha, a isoform X1, which translates to MYNMTFEELSGDYSQERMDSVAKALEEVLSRAQARGCTTVGVYEAAKSLNEDPDNVVLCILATDDEDEEDVALQIHFTLIQAFCCENDINILRVNNTRRLAEILGGGGGKQNGGEPLDLHCVLVTTPEESSWQDTVLSKVNSFCSESRCLDQWVPIINLPER; encoded by the exons ATGTACAACATGACATTTGAGGAATTAAGTGGGGATTACTCTCAAGAAAG AATGGATTCAGTGGCGAAAGCTTTAGAAGAAGTTCTGAGCAGAGCCCAAGCCAGAGGCTGCACGACTGTTGGAGTCTACGAAGCTGCCAAGTCCCTCAATGA GGACCCTGATAACGTGGTTCTGTGCATCTTGGCCACGGATGACGAAGATGAGGAAGACGTGGCCTTGCAGATCCACTTCACGCTCATTCAGGCTTTCTGCTGTGAGAATGACATCAACATCCTGAGGGTGAACAACACCCGGCGCCTGGCAGAAATACTGGGTGGAGGAGGTGGAAAACAGAATGGCGGGGAGCCCCTGGACCTCCACTGTGTCCTTGTCAct ACCCCGGAGGAGTCATCGTGGCAGGACACCGTTTTGAGCAAGGTGAACAGCTTCTGCAGCGAGAGCCGATGTCTGGATCAATGGGTGCCAATCATCAACCTCCCTGAACGATGA
- the gadd45aa gene encoding growth arrest and DNA-damage-inducible, alpha, a isoform X2, protein MDSVAKALEEVLSRAQARGCTTVGVYEAAKSLNEDPDNVVLCILATDDEDEEDVALQIHFTLIQAFCCENDINILRVNNTRRLAEILGGGGGKQNGGEPLDLHCVLVTTPEESSWQDTVLSKVNSFCSESRCLDQWVPIINLPER, encoded by the exons ATGGATTCAGTGGCGAAAGCTTTAGAAGAAGTTCTGAGCAGAGCCCAAGCCAGAGGCTGCACGACTGTTGGAGTCTACGAAGCTGCCAAGTCCCTCAATGA GGACCCTGATAACGTGGTTCTGTGCATCTTGGCCACGGATGACGAAGATGAGGAAGACGTGGCCTTGCAGATCCACTTCACGCTCATTCAGGCTTTCTGCTGTGAGAATGACATCAACATCCTGAGGGTGAACAACACCCGGCGCCTGGCAGAAATACTGGGTGGAGGAGGTGGAAAACAGAATGGCGGGGAGCCCCTGGACCTCCACTGTGTCCTTGTCAct ACCCCGGAGGAGTCATCGTGGCAGGACACCGTTTTGAGCAAGGTGAACAGCTTCTGCAGCGAGAGCCGATGTCTGGATCAATGGGTGCCAATCATCAACCTCCCTGAACGATGA
- the LOC131126536 gene encoding sodium- and chloride-dependent GABA transporter 2-like, with protein QQQSLKTISDQIRSNKIQMEPPNIPEENVAMKRDHNDPLLEYAERGKWANKREFLLAVVGEIIGLGNVWRFPYLCFKNGGGVFLVPFVVFLLTCGMPVFFLELSLGQLTGQGGITCWRKICPLLEGLGYGSQVIILLTLMYYIIILAWAFLYLFSSFHAELPWASCNNTWNTGDCVDYQHSRSSNGSVSANSTSSVEEFWQRRVLSLSGGIEEMGSIRWDLAGCLLLSWIICYLCVWNGVKSSGKVVYFTATFPYVMMIALLIRGLTLPGAMDGIRFYLSPDPSRLSDPQVWMDAASQILFSYAVCTGCLSSLGSYNKYNNNCYRDTYALCLLNSSTSFVAGFAIFSVLGFMSYELGVDIAVVAESGPGLAFIAYPRAVAMMPLPQLWAACFFIMIILLGLDSQFVYLEGLVTSISDMYPAIFFTGHRRQILLLALCVICLSVGLCMVTEGGLYVFQLFDYYACSGIPLITFAILESLCIGWIYGADNYYNKIKDMIGYRPSPYMKYCWKYMTPCLCTGVLCFFIGRFTSLKYNNTYQYPWWGHVLGLLLALSSIVMVPLWALYSVATTPGSLVQRLRVLMTPADGSKSVNKSDTFSHLQ; from the exons CAACAGCagtcattaaaaacaatttcTGATCAAATTCG AAGTAACAAAATCCAAATGGAACCTCCAAATATTCCAGAGGAGAATGTGGCGATGAAACGAGACCACAATGATCCTCTGCTGGAATACGCAGAGAGAGGCAAGTGGGCCAACAAGAGAGAGTTTCTTTTGGCAGTGGTGGGAGAAATCATCGGTCTGGGGAACGTCTGGAGATTTCCATATCTCTGCTTCAAGAATGGTGGAG GTGTTTTCTTGGTGCCATTCGTGGTGTTCCTGCTTACCTGTGGGATGCCTGTCTTCTTTCTGGAGTTGTCTTTGGGACAGTTAACCGGTCAGGGTGGAATCACGTGTTGGAGGAAAATATGTCCTTTACTTGAAG GTTTAGGGTACGGCAGTCAAGTGATTATCTTGCTGACCCTCATGTATTACATCATCATCCTGGCTTGGGCCTTTCTCTACCTCTTCTCGTCCTTCCACGCTGAACTCCCTTGGGCCAGCTGCAATAACACCTGGAACACAG GGGACTGTGTTGATTACCAACACAGCCGTTCATCCAATGGAAGCGTTTCTGCAAATTCCACATCATCTGTTGAAGAATTCTGGCA gaGGAGGGTCCTGAGTTTGTCTGGAGGCATTGAAGAGATGGGAAGCATTCGCTGGGACCTGGCTGGGTGTCTTCTGCTCAGTTGGATTATTTGTTACCTGTGTGTGTGGAATGGTGTCAAGTCTTCAGGAAAG GTAGTCTACTTCACCGCCACCTTTCCTTATGTGATGATGATCGCTTTGCTAATTCGTGGTCTGACCTTGCCGGGAGCCATGGATGGAATCAGATTTTACCTTTCTCCTGACCCGTCACGTCTGTCTGATCCACAA GTATGGATGGATGCGGCCAGCCAGATATTATTCTCCTACGCTGTCTGCACGGGCTGTTTGTCATCTTTGGGAAGTtacaacaaatacaacaacaactGCTACAG AGACACGTATGCACTGTGCCTCCTCAACAGTTCAACAAGCTTTGTCGCTGGTTTTGCGATATTCTCAGTCCTCGGCTTCATGTCGTACGAGCTGGGTGTTGACATCGCAGTGGTGGCTGAATCAG GCCCAGGCCTCGCATTCATTGCTTACCCCCGGGCAGTCGCTATGATGCCTTTGCCACAACTCTGGGCTGCCTGCTTTTTTATCATGATTATTCTCCTGGGACTGGACAGTCAG ttTGTGTACCTCGAAGGTTTGGTGACATCTATATCAGATATGTACCCAGCCATCTTTTTCACTGGGCATCGACGTCAAATTCTGCTTTTGGCCCTGTGTGTCATTTGCTTATCTGTGGGCCTCTGCATGGTCACTGAG GGAGGACTGTATGTCTTTCAGCTTTTTGACTATTATGCCTGCAGTGGCATCCCCTTGATCACTTTCGCCATTTTGGAGTCCCTTTGCATAGGATGGATATATG GCGCTGACAACTATTACAACAAAATCAAGGATATGATTGGCTATCGGCCTTCACCTTACATGAAATACTGTTGGAAGTACATGACTCCATGTTTGTGTACA GGGGTATTATGTTTCTTCATTGGCCGCTTCACCTCTCTGAAGTACAATAACACCTACCAGTACCCCTGGTGGGGGCACGTCCTAGGACTACTGCTCGCTTTGTCTTCAATTGTCATGGTTCCACTGTGGGCTCTCTACAGTGTTGCTACAACGCCAGGATCTCTCGTTCAG AGGCTGAGAGTGCTGATGAcaccagcagatggcagtaAGTCAGTGAACAAGTCTGACACATTCTCCCATCTCCAGTAA